A window of Sebastes umbrosus isolate fSebUmb1 chromosome 3, fSebUmb1.pri, whole genome shotgun sequence contains these coding sequences:
- the c3h19orf67 gene encoding UPF0575 protein C19orf67 homolog isoform X2 → METWEEGFLRNTSLLTTENMTDIEVELEVQLSSSSEFVGLQEEMSDERKSDSPEESPLNTGPGEVEEPLSLLAIAALAPPCGFDCEVIQSLDLQLQFLLNKADDLQDCLANEQGHLEREALAAAVTSFLYTCQPYFNHLESTSTLSQHTPLPFNTYTRRMQLLDFSQQLCDRLEQLVLTYASYNLLCLDETEPNSVSPFCIGQRHLGPLRLTAFRYCKPTPYLARVDTGLHKRMRWNVERLPDEQQTDEEREEEIVGDTEYYFLCYEDIPNAHAEAGGDCQSVSHGNVVRMWSIGQWVQVFPDTDDIYDWILCEVPRGSYHRLLFLGSEEPSSCSATDCMQQLLSSHQTE, encoded by the exons ATGGAAACGTGGGAAGAAG GTTTCCTCAGAAATACCAGCTTGTTAACAACAGAGAACATGACAGATATTGAGGTTGAGTTGGAGGTCCAGCTCTCCTCCAGCAGTGAGTTTGTGGGTCTGCAGGAGGAGATGAGCGATGAGAGGAAGTCAGACTCCCCCGAGGAGAGTCCTCTAAACACCGGACCAGGAG AGGTGGAGGAGCCTCTGTCGTTGTTGGCTATCGCGGCTCTGGCGCCTCCCTGTGGCTTTGACTGCGAGGTCATCCAGTCTCTGGATCTGCAGCTCCAGTTCCTCCTGAACAAAGCAGATGACTTACAGGACTGCCTGGCCAACGA acAGGGTCATCTAGAGAGAGAGGCTCTTGCTGCTGCGGTGACAAGTTTCCTGTACACCTGTCAGCCGTACTTTAACCACCTGGAATCCACAAGCACCCTGTCCCAGCACACCCCTCTGCCTTTTAACACCTACACAAGG cgTATGCAGCTGTTGGACTTCTCTCAGCAGCTGTGTGACCGGTTGGAGCAGCTGGTGTTGACCTACGCCAGCTACAATCTCCTCTGTTTGGACGAAACCGAGCCTAACAG CGTGTCTCCCTTCTGCATCGGTCAGAGACATCTCGGTCCGCTGAGGCTCACCGCGTTCCGCTACTGTAAGCCCACGCCGTACCTGGCCCGGGTCGACACCGGCCTCCACAAACGCATGCGCTGGAACGTGGAGAGACTCCCAGACGAGCAGCAGacagatgaggagagagaggaagaaatagTCGGTGACACAGAGTA TTACTTCCTGTGCTATGAGGACATTCCCAACGCTCACGCAGAGGCTGGCGGGGATTGCCAAAGCGTCTCTCACGGTAACGTGGTGAGGATGTGGTCCATCGGTCAGTGGGTGCAGGTGTTCCCCGACACAGACGACATCTACGACTG GATCCTGTGCGAGGTTCCTCGGGGTAGCTACCACCGGCTGCTGTTTCTGGGCAGCGAGGAGCCGTCTAGCTGCAGCGCTACAGACTGCATGCAGCAGCTGCTGTCGTCACACCAGACAGAGTGA
- the c3h19orf67 gene encoding UPF0575 protein C19orf67 homolog isoform X3, which translates to MTDIEVELEVQLSSSSEFVGLQEEMSDERKSDSPEESPLNTGPGEVEEPLSLLAIAALAPPCGFDCEVIQSLDLQLQFLLNKADDLQDCLANEQGHLEREALAAAVTSFLYTCQPYFNHLESTSTLSQHTPLPFNTYTRQRMQLLDFSQQLCDRLEQLVLTYASYNLLCLDETEPNSVSPFCIGQRHLGPLRLTAFRYCKPTPYLARVDTGLHKRMRWNVERLPDEQQTDEEREEEIVGDTEYYFLCYEDIPNAHAEAGGDCQSVSHGNVVRMWSIGQWVQVFPDTDDIYDWILCEVPRGSYHRLLFLGSEEPSSCSATDCMQQLLSSHQTE; encoded by the exons ATGACAGATATTGAGGTTGAGTTGGAGGTCCAGCTCTCCTCCAGCAGTGAGTTTGTGGGTCTGCAGGAGGAGATGAGCGATGAGAGGAAGTCAGACTCCCCCGAGGAGAGTCCTCTAAACACCGGACCAGGAG AGGTGGAGGAGCCTCTGTCGTTGTTGGCTATCGCGGCTCTGGCGCCTCCCTGTGGCTTTGACTGCGAGGTCATCCAGTCTCTGGATCTGCAGCTCCAGTTCCTCCTGAACAAAGCAGATGACTTACAGGACTGCCTGGCCAACGA acAGGGTCATCTAGAGAGAGAGGCTCTTGCTGCTGCGGTGACAAGTTTCCTGTACACCTGTCAGCCGTACTTTAACCACCTGGAATCCACAAGCACCCTGTCCCAGCACACCCCTCTGCCTTTTAACACCTACACAAGG cagcgTATGCAGCTGTTGGACTTCTCTCAGCAGCTGTGTGACCGGTTGGAGCAGCTGGTGTTGACCTACGCCAGCTACAATCTCCTCTGTTTGGACGAAACCGAGCCTAACAG CGTGTCTCCCTTCTGCATCGGTCAGAGACATCTCGGTCCGCTGAGGCTCACCGCGTTCCGCTACTGTAAGCCCACGCCGTACCTGGCCCGGGTCGACACCGGCCTCCACAAACGCATGCGCTGGAACGTGGAGAGACTCCCAGACGAGCAGCAGacagatgaggagagagaggaagaaatagTCGGTGACACAGAGTA TTACTTCCTGTGCTATGAGGACATTCCCAACGCTCACGCAGAGGCTGGCGGGGATTGCCAAAGCGTCTCTCACGGTAACGTGGTGAGGATGTGGTCCATCGGTCAGTGGGTGCAGGTGTTCCCCGACACAGACGACATCTACGACTG GATCCTGTGCGAGGTTCCTCGGGGTAGCTACCACCGGCTGCTGTTTCTGGGCAGCGAGGAGCCGTCTAGCTGCAGCGCTACAGACTGCATGCAGCAGCTGCTGTCGTCACACCAGACAGAGTGA
- the c3h19orf67 gene encoding UPF0575 protein C19orf67 homolog isoform X1: METWEEGFLRNTSLLTTENMTDIEVELEVQLSSSSEFVGLQEEMSDERKSDSPEESPLNTGPGEVEEPLSLLAIAALAPPCGFDCEVIQSLDLQLQFLLNKADDLQDCLANEQGHLEREALAAAVTSFLYTCQPYFNHLESTSTLSQHTPLPFNTYTRQRMQLLDFSQQLCDRLEQLVLTYASYNLLCLDETEPNSVSPFCIGQRHLGPLRLTAFRYCKPTPYLARVDTGLHKRMRWNVERLPDEQQTDEEREEEIVGDTEYYFLCYEDIPNAHAEAGGDCQSVSHGNVVRMWSIGQWVQVFPDTDDIYDWILCEVPRGSYHRLLFLGSEEPSSCSATDCMQQLLSSHQTE, from the exons ATGGAAACGTGGGAAGAAG GTTTCCTCAGAAATACCAGCTTGTTAACAACAGAGAACATGACAGATATTGAGGTTGAGTTGGAGGTCCAGCTCTCCTCCAGCAGTGAGTTTGTGGGTCTGCAGGAGGAGATGAGCGATGAGAGGAAGTCAGACTCCCCCGAGGAGAGTCCTCTAAACACCGGACCAGGAG AGGTGGAGGAGCCTCTGTCGTTGTTGGCTATCGCGGCTCTGGCGCCTCCCTGTGGCTTTGACTGCGAGGTCATCCAGTCTCTGGATCTGCAGCTCCAGTTCCTCCTGAACAAAGCAGATGACTTACAGGACTGCCTGGCCAACGA acAGGGTCATCTAGAGAGAGAGGCTCTTGCTGCTGCGGTGACAAGTTTCCTGTACACCTGTCAGCCGTACTTTAACCACCTGGAATCCACAAGCACCCTGTCCCAGCACACCCCTCTGCCTTTTAACACCTACACAAGG cagcgTATGCAGCTGTTGGACTTCTCTCAGCAGCTGTGTGACCGGTTGGAGCAGCTGGTGTTGACCTACGCCAGCTACAATCTCCTCTGTTTGGACGAAACCGAGCCTAACAG CGTGTCTCCCTTCTGCATCGGTCAGAGACATCTCGGTCCGCTGAGGCTCACCGCGTTCCGCTACTGTAAGCCCACGCCGTACCTGGCCCGGGTCGACACCGGCCTCCACAAACGCATGCGCTGGAACGTGGAGAGACTCCCAGACGAGCAGCAGacagatgaggagagagaggaagaaatagTCGGTGACACAGAGTA TTACTTCCTGTGCTATGAGGACATTCCCAACGCTCACGCAGAGGCTGGCGGGGATTGCCAAAGCGTCTCTCACGGTAACGTGGTGAGGATGTGGTCCATCGGTCAGTGGGTGCAGGTGTTCCCCGACACAGACGACATCTACGACTG GATCCTGTGCGAGGTTCCTCGGGGTAGCTACCACCGGCTGCTGTTTCTGGGCAGCGAGGAGCCGTCTAGCTGCAGCGCTACAGACTGCATGCAGCAGCTGCTGTCGTCACACCAGACAGAGTGA